From Triticum aestivum cultivar Chinese Spring chromosome 7B, IWGSC CS RefSeq v2.1, whole genome shotgun sequence:
AGAGCGAGGAGGTGAGCGACCGAATGTGGGTAGCCCGAAGAAGTAAGTTTTAAATCGCGAGCGGGGATGGCTGAGTGGGCTAGGCCTTTTATTGTAGAGTTTTTAGATGTGCTTATTTAGTACTGCTTGGGGCCAAAAATAATTTGTGATGGCATACCTATTCCAAacaaagttttaaatagcgcgctaagcatcttagcgccggacctctttcaaatgctatagcgtgctatagcggagctatagcgcgctatttaaaatgtttgttcatttgtttggaccaaaatctcttagcgcaagaccttttgtaaacgctatagcgtgctatagcggagctatagcgggctatttgaaaCAGTGATTCCAAATCTATATTACTATATAGTAGTGTACAAATTTTACCTTTATAAAAATATAGTGTATCAATTTTGAATTGGGCGTACATATCATTCTTAACCACCACTCGTCTCCTAATTCTAATGGCCGGGAATAGTGGAATGTGGGATTCGTGGTGAAGAGTAAACCGTGATTGTTTCCATCATATTCTAGAACCATCCCATCGCATCGCATCCTTGCTGCAAAAAATAGCCCATAACAAATGCTTTTGGGGCCATTTGCAGTCTCAGGAAAGGACATGTCGGCCCAAGTGAGATGGTCTAGAGCGAAAGTAAAGTGCTCTTTTGATCTCGAGCTCAAAAGCTCTCCTGTAAACAGTAAAATCAAGAAAAATagtaaaaatattcaaaaaaaattgatgTTTTTTGTGATGAACATTGATGAATGTTCTAACTATGTGCAAAATTTGAGATCGAAATGACATTTGTGAAGGTCTGGGAAAATATAACAAATTCGATGATCCAAAATGCTTCCAACAATATTctttttggagcatcgattttatTCTTTTTGCCCAGacctccacgaatgtcatttcaaCCTGAAATTTTGCATGCAGTTAGAAATTTTGTTAATGTTCatcacaaaaaaattcagatttttttgtattactttttttggattttactgttcatgcaggAGCATACGAGCTTGGGATCAAATACTCCATGTCttcttttcttattttcttctcTATGTTATCAGAGCATCTCCAATAGGAGCACAAAATTCCACGCCCTAAAATAGTTTTAGCGCGTCACTGTAGCACTTTTAGCGCGCCGGACCAAACATTGGTTCAGCAGATGCCCAAAAACGTGTGCCCATAAAAACACACAGTGTAAATTTCGAAGCGCGCGCAATCCGGCGCCTCAAATTTGCAGCATACGATAGAGTTTTTCAGTGCGCGCCCAACCATTTTTTTGCGCGCGCACTATTTTACAGCTTCTGTTGGAGCTGTCCGGCGCCCAAAAAATCTGAATTTTAGCGTGCGGAGCAGTTTTCGACGCCTATTGGAGATGTTCTCAAGTAGTGCAGTCGCATACAATTTTTTGCTTTTCAACACTTATTATTATCTATATTTGTACAAATATTTAGAGCATCTTTAGCCGATCTTTTAGAATTTAGTTAGGCTCTCATATGCCTCCTCAAATTTTAGCGCCTTATATTTTCAGGAGTTAAAAAGGTGTGGTACCTAACCGAAATCTTAAATTTAAGCCCTCAACCTTTTTTCACACAATTTCATTCAAACAAAACTTGAAATTAGTCCATTCAGACACACATTTCGATGTAGACTAAATTGCATAACACGAAATTAATCTACATTGCATAAACTAGTTGATTCGAATTAGGAAATAAAAACTATGAAAACATAACCATCCTAGTTCACGACCTCGTCGAAATGCACGCCGTGGTTGGAGCCGTCAAAGTAGCAGTTGTTCTTGGACTCGAAGTCGGGGTCGCTAGAGGAAAGGTCAATGATTGTCGCAGTGGCCGGCCCGGCCTCGTCACTAGCCCCCTTCTTGTACAGCTCGAGCTCGGCCATGTACTCCTCATCCACGTACGCCTCCTCGAGCCACTCGAAGGCCACCCTGTTTTCCTGCACCTCGCGGCGGGAGACCACTTGGGGGTTGATGGCAATGTACTTTGGCACCTTCTGGCTACCGAGGGGGAAGTTAATCTTCGACCAGCTACCATAGAAAATCACCGCCTTCAAGTCATAGGCCCTCTCCTCCAGCTCCGCCAACTGGAAGGAGCCATTctagcaccgacgactagtgtagCAGTCCTTTATTTCCCACACCAACGCCCCCACCACCACTACTGTACGCCGTGGTACTTCCtctttggcggcggcggcggcagcaggtcGGTGAAGGAGCGGGAAGTTGGCGCGCCGACCCGTGCTTGTGTCGGCTGTATGCCACGGCGCGGATCCGCAATTTAAATCGGTTGCAATGACCTCTGGCGGCTAGATCCCACCATTTCAGGGTAGTCTTGGGTGGCATCGGCCGATGTCGAAGCgatgtgggcgagggagagggtcgGCGTTGTGGGGAGTGGAAATTTTATCCTCGGACTGAGGCGCAACTGAGTAAATATAAGCGGCGGCCAACACGATGAGTAATTTTTTTGAAGAGTCAAGTCATGCGGTATTATCAGACAAGCCGGTGCGTTTGTTAGACTTAAATGAACGGCTAATATATCTCAGGTGTACTGCAAAATGTTTGATTTAACTCCGCAAAACAAAGAATTTGCTCCCTCAACCGGATTTGAGGGATCAGCTAGAGATGTTCTTAAATACtctttccgttcctaaatatttgtgtttCTAGACATttaaaatggactaccacatatgtgatgtatgtagacatattttagagtatagattcactcatttttctccgtatgtagtcacttgttgaaatatctagaacgacaaatatttaggaacggagggagtagttactacTCACTCGCAAGTATGTCTTGAAGCTAAGCTTTGCAAGTGCTATACGCTATCAAAACAATGTAAAGTATAGTGCCTTTCTTTTTGAAGAATTGAAGTATACttctcttagagcatctctagtagacACCGCAAAAAGCCCCGACCCGCATAATAACTACAAAAATGCGGGTCGGCGTGGAAAATCCCGTCGGAAAAGACCCCGCAAACGCGTCCGGCCCATAAATTgttttgcggggcgcggcaaaagATCTCCCCCAACCTTTAGATTCACGGGTagggaggccgacccgagctcgGCCCCTGCCCGCAGCGAGATTTGTCGGAAGGGACATTTCCACGCGGCCGTTCCCGCTCCCCACCCCTCCGCCACGAttgccaccgccaccgcccgctCCGGTGCATCTTCCCCGGCAGTTCTTGGTCGCCATGGATGACTCCCTGCCGTCCCCCGTACAAGATCTTGGAAGATCAAATCTTGATCAAGGCTTGGGATGCAGTGTCTCTTGATGCTTGCACGGGTACGTCTCAACCGCCAGGTATTGGCAAAGGATcaaagatcaatacttccgcatgatGGCAAAGTATCCCAATTGGACTCCACGCATCTTTCGGTCACTCCAAGAGCATTGGGATGTGATCAAGCCTATTTGCAGTCGTTGGGCATCTTGCTTGGAacaagtacgcaatgcacctccaagtggaaccGTGGAATCCGACTATGTGAGTTCGTTTTCACGTCCCAAGTTGTGCACATCATATTGCATTATATGGAATGATTGCATCATTTGACTTTGTCAAATTGTGTAGGACAAAATTGCCCAACAAAGATACAAAtacatggaagcttcggaaggcaaaTTCTTCAAACTAGAGCAATGTTGGGACTTGCTCAAAGagtgcgagaagtggaagttgattgacaaagaatccccaccgaagagaggttcacttacaaacatggatgaagatgaggatgatgatggcccaagacaCTTGAACAAGCCCGATGGTGACATGATGAGGGGGCTAGCTTATTCTATTGCGGTTTTACCAGGAAAAAAAATAGCCACATTCGTCAAATTGAAAATTTAACGTAGGAAATTTTGTAACCACATCAAACTACGAGCCAAGACTTCAGAGAAGATTCATCTAAGAGGTGCACCCACCAGGCTAACTGTCTTAAAAAAGATATTGAAAAAAGACAATATAATAAAAAACCGGCTATAAAATAAAAAGCTGAACACACCAGTCGGTGTGCTAATAGAAGTTGTGGCGCATTTGTAATGTGCAAATGTCGTCAGAACCCAAGCATCATTTATCATTGATTGCAAATTTTTGtaggtagcttaccaagctgatcGCTTGGTGTCAACCTCTATGAAAATCAACATTATAAACATATGTGATGAAGTTTGCATAAGCGGTATGGGACTAAACCTTTCAGACCAGGGACAAAAAATTCAGAAGCTCGAGGCTCTAGTTCGCTCACTCATTTATTCTATTTTTCtcgtttcattttttcttttcggttttctcTGTTTCTTCACCATTTTCTAAATACATCATTAACATGTTTTTCAAAATGTATTCTTTGTCTAATATTTTTTATAAACAATTATATATTTTTcgtatacatcaagaacattttgCATATATATGTTTAGCATTTTAAAATttcatttttaatatatatattatgatatcTATTTTTTTCATAAACACTATAATTTTTTACATATCAGGAACTATTTTTCAACACATTTAAAaaaaaaatacatgattaacatttttcaattctGTATTGAAATTTATTTTCGTAGATATATTTAGAAAATATAAATATAACTTAATGTAGAAAAATTAAGAGAAAAACAAAagcaaaatgtaaaaaggaagaaaacaagctCTGGAGGCGGGTGGACCCTGCTGGGCCTGTTCATTCTCGGCTGCTGCTTGTGGGCCTGTACAAAATGCCATCGGGTTTGTTGGCTGAAGTCGGCAGTTGGCCCATCTGGCAGACCGCGGTATTAAGCATCGGGGCCCAATTGTTGGTGGTGACCAGACCGGGCTGGCTGGGACTCGAGCtcaagctgccgccgccgccgccggaggaggtaAGGCACCTGACCTCACCGGACCAGGTCGAGGCGACGACTGCTTGCTCCCGGAAAGCAGCAGAGAAGCTGACGAGGGCCTCTTGGAGGAGCGGTGGTGCGGTGGGCACTGaggaacgggcggcggcggcggcggccacgacTCTGGTAAAAAAAGATAATCGCCCCTCAAATCCCAATGTTCCTCCTGTCACATTTTTGCTGATTAATCAAGAGGATAATTGTGTAAGTTAATAGTTTGCCCCGGCTAATCTTGAAATCCTGCCTCTCAGGACACAAATTTTGAACACTCCATAAAAATACAAATTTTGATCACAACCCTGTTTCCAAAGCAAAACAGAACAAGAAATTTTGTTACAACTCCGCCATGTAATAGTACAATGTGAAGTCCGATACTTCTGCAATTTACATAGATCGAATTATTATTGCAGTGTATTTTCCTTGCTCAGGTTAGGTCTTTTCATCACCATCACCGTATGGAGGCGACTGCAATCTACGATACTCGGCTTGGGACCTGGGTTATGGTGTCTGATGGAGAAACTCCGACAAGTGCGGTCTTGGATGGGCTCCTGTCACATGCGTCTATGTTGTTTCGAGGGCTGGAGAGCGCTCTCTGCGTTGGAGCAGCCTTCGGTTTGTGCTGGGAAGCTTGGAGGTACTACGAGCGCAACTCGTGCCTGCGCAGCTATGGCCGTGACATGACCGGCAGCATGCAGGCAGCCAACCCGGTGGTCGGCCGCGACAGTGGGATTGACCGCGTCGTCTCCATCCTCTGCCGCAAGACCAAGAACTGCGCCGCGCTGGTCGGTGCTGCAGGAGTCGGCAAGACGGCCATCGCTCAGGGCCTTGCACAGTGCATCGCTGCCGGGAAGGTCCCTGCGGCACTCGCCGGGGCACGCGTCGTGGAGGTTGATCTCGCGGCGATGGTTTCTGGGACTCTATTCCGTGGCATGTTCGAGGAACGCATAAAAAGCATGATAAAGCAGGCAGAGGACTTAGGCGGCAAGATAGTTCTCTTCATCGATGAGATGCACATGCTCCTTGGTGCCGATGATGGGATGGGGGGATGTCAGGATGCTGCCAATATGCTGAAGCTGGCGTTGGCCCATGGTCGTATCCGCTGTGTGGGTGCGATGACTTTTGATGATTACCGTAAGTACATTGAGAAGGATGCCGCACTCGATCGGCGGTTCCAAAAGGTGCACGTTGATGAGCCTAGCACGCAGGCCACCATTGCCATGCTGCGGGCGCTAAAGCAGCAGTATGAACAGCACCACGGCTTAGGAATCCAAGATGCCGCTCTCGTTGCTGTCGTGCAGCTCGCTGGCCGTTACATCACCGGTGAggaattaattttattccttttgTTTCCAGAGGTGATTAGTAGATGCATGAACTCATCTAGTTTATTATAGGAAGCGTAATGAAACATGAAGGGAAGAAAGAGGGTTATATATGATCTTTGATTGGTTATGGTCAGATGTCAATTCTTGTTAAGGTCCACTAATTCACATGCTAATTAAACTATCTGCTCAATTGTTCTGCCGTGCAATTGAAGGGTAGAAATATTGCATGAGAGTGATGTGGAGCACCCATGTTGCAACCTGTACATTCTGTTTAGTTTGGCTTAACTAATGTATAAATCATGTACACGGTATTGAACAAATTCATGATAGTGTCagatgcgagagagagagagagagaatgagtTCAGGTGGGCGATCGCCCCCCGTTGACTGCTCAAGAAAAAAGATAGTGTTAGATGCATCAATTAATGGAGCAGGTGCTTTCTTTTTGCCGAGTTGCTCCCATGATTGGCAAGAATgtatatatgttggagttaattgATGTCTACTGTAGGTCGTCCATTTCCTGATAAGGCAATTGACCTGATTGATGAGGCTGGTGCGACGGCAGCCAAAACAATGATGCCAGTTGGTGATCAAGAAGAGAATGTGATCACTCTGCAGAGTAGCTCTAAAAATGCAGTGAAGGAGGCAGTTGTTTGCCCTAATCATGTCGCACAAGTAGGCATTCTCTTCCTAATGACAGTTTTGTAATGTTTTGATCGACAAGATATGCTTGTTATGCAAATTTTAACATTGTTATTTGAAGGTTGTCAGCCAATGGACTGGAATTCCTGTCACTGCGCTTGACCAAGAGgagaaggtgttggaaatatgccctagaggcaataataaaagtattattatatttcattgttcatgataattgtcttttattcatgctataactgtattatccggaaattgtaatacacgtgtgaatacatagaccacaatacgtccctagtgagcctctagttgactagctcgttgtgatcaacagatagtcatggtttcctggctatggacattggatgtcgttgataacgggatcacatcattaggagaatgatgtgatggacaagacccaatcctaagcatagcacaaagatcgtgtagttcgtttgctagagctttgccaatgtcaagtatctcttccttcgaccatgagatcgtgtaactcctggataccgtaggagtgctttgggtgtatcaaacgtcacaacgtaaatgggtgactataaaggtgcactacaggtatctccgaaagtgtctattgggttgacacggatcgagactgggatttgtcactccgtatgacggagaggtatctctgggcccactcggtaatgcatcatcataatgagctcaaggtgaccaaggtgttggccacgggatcatgcattacggtatgagtaaagtgacttgccggtaacgagactgaacaaggtattgggataccgacgatcgagtctcgggcaagtaacgtaccgattgataaagggaattgtatacagggtttgatcgaatcctcgacatcgtggttcaaccgatgaaatcatcgaggagcatgtgggagccaacatgggtatccagaccccgctgttggttattgcccgagagtcgtctcggtcatgtctgcgtgcctcccgaacccgtagtgtctacacacttaaggttcggtgacgctaggattgtatgaatatgagtatgcggcataccaaatgttgttcggagtcccggatgagatcccggacgtcacgaggagtttcggaatggtccggaggtaaagaataatatataggaagtggtatttcggccatcgggaaagtttcggggtcacccggtaatgtaccgggaccaccggaagggtcccggggggtccaccgggtggggccacccatcccggagggtcccatgggctgacgtgggtggggagccagcccatagtgggctggtgcgcccccctaggcccaccccctgcgcctagggttgaaaccctagggtaggggggcgcaccacatgccttggggggcactcctccccccttggccgccgcccccttgggagatccaatctcccagggccggcgccccccctggggtcctatataaaggagggcaggggggagggcaaccatacacccattgccttggcgcctccctccccctgctacacctcgtcctcctcccgtagacgcttagcgaagccctgctggagttctgctgcatccaccaccacgccgtcgtgctgctggatcatcatcaacctctccttcccccttgctggatcaagaaggaggagacgtctcccgtcccgtacgtgtgttgaacgcggaggtgctgtccgttcagcacttggacatcggtgatctgaatcacgtcgagtacgactccatcatcaccatccccttgaaagcttccgcacgtgatctacaagtggtatgtagatgcaaactcactcccttgactcgttgcttagatgaactcatagatggatcttggtgaaaccgtaggaaaattttcattttctgcaacgttccccaacagtggtatcagagctaggtctatgcgtagttctctttgcatgagtagaacacaattttgttgtgggcgtagatcttgtcaacttgcttgccgctactagtcttatcttgcttcagcggtattgtggaatgaagcggcccggaccaaccttacacgtacgcttacgtgagaccggttccaccgactaacatgcactagttgcataagatggctggcgggtgtctgtctctcccactttagttggagcggattcgatgaaaagggtccttatgaagggtaaatagaagttgacaaaatcacgttgtggttattcgtaggtaagaaaacgttcttgctagaacccaattgaaGCCACGTAAAagctgcaacaacaattagaggacgtctaacttgtttttgcagcgattgatcatgtgatgtgatatggccagaagttgtgatgaatgatgaattgtgatgtatgagatcatgttcttgtaataggattcacgacttgcatgtcgatgagtatgataaccggcaggagccataggagttgtctttattttttgtatgacccgcgtgtcattgaagaacgccatgtaacttacttactttattgctaaacgcgttagccatagaagtagaagtagtcgttggcgtgacaacttcatgaagacacgatgatggagatcatgatgatggagatcatggtgtcaagccggtgacaagatgatcatggagccccgaagatggagatcaatggagctatatgatattggccatatcatgtcacaactatataattgcatgtgatgtttattatgtttatgcatcttgtttacttaggacgatggtagtaaataagatgatcccttacaaaaatttcaagaagtgttctcccctaactgtgcaccgttgctacagttcgtcgcttctaagcaccacgtgatgatcgggtgtgatggattcttacgttcacatacaacgggtgtaagacagttttacacagcgaaaacacttagggttaacttgacgagcctagcatgtgcagacatggcctcggaacacggagaccgaaaggtcgaacacgagtcgtatggaagatacaatcaacatgaagagattcaccgacgatgactagtccgtctcacgtgatgatcggacacgggctagtcgactcggattgtgtaacacttagatgactagagggatgtctaatctgagtgggagttcataatttgattagaacttaattatcatgaacttagtctaaaacctttgcaaatatgtcttgtagatcaaatggccaacgctcatgtcaacatgaacttcaacgcgttcctagagaaaaccaagctgaaagatgatggcggcaactatacggactgggtccggaacctgaggatcatcctcatagctgccaggaaacaatatgtcctagaaagaccgctaggtgacgctcccgtcccagagaaccaagacattatgaatgcttggcaaactcgtgctgatgatcactccctcgttcagtgcggcatgctttacagtttagaaccggggctccaaaagcgttttgagcaacacggagcatatgagatgttcgaagagctgaaactagttttccaagctcatgcccgggtcgagagatatgatgtctctgacaagttctacagttgtaagatggaggaaaacagttctgtcagtgagcacatcctgaagatgtctgggttgcacaaccgtatgacccagctgaacattaacctcccagatgaggcggtcattgacagaatcctccagtcgctcccacctagctacaagagctttgtgatgaactacaacatgcaggggatggtgaagaccattcctgaagtgttctcaatgctgaagtcagcagaggctgaaatcaagaaagaacatcaagtgttgatggtcaataagaccactaagttcaagaagggcaagggcaagaagaacttcaagaaggacggcaaggaa
This genomic window contains:
- the LOC123162287 gene encoding chaperone protein ClpB1-like, with the protein product MEATAIYDTRLGTWVMVSDGETPTSAVLDGLLSHASMLFRGLESALCVGAAFGLCWEAWRYYERNSCLRSYGRDMTGSMQAANPVVGRDSGIDRVVSILCRKTKNCAALVGAAGVGKTAIAQGLAQCIAAGKVPAALAGARVVEVDLAAMVSGTLFRGMFEERIKSMIKQAEDLGGKIVLFIDEMHMLLGADDGMGGCQDAANMLKLALAHGRIRCVGAMTFDDYRKYIEKDAALDRRFQKVHVDEPSTQATIAMLRALKQQYEQHHGLGIQDAALVAVVQLAGRYITGRPFPDKAIDLIDEAGATAAKTMMPVGDQEENVITLQSSSKNAVKEAVVCPNHVAQVVSQWTGIPVTALDQEEKDRLIHLASRLRERVVGQDEAVNLVAQAVLRSRAGFDQPGQPIGPFLFLGSTGVGKTELAKSLAVQLFDSEKMLVRFDMSEYVDRGSVLRLIGAPPSYEGHADGGQLTEKIRRRPYSVILFDEVEKADPSVLNLFIQLLDDGVLTDGKGRTVDFKNTIIIMTSNLGAEHVTAGMAGKITMEAARDLVMDQVQKHFKPEFRNRMSEIVIFEPLSHNNLKEIVKIQMKSIVASVASKGISLSASDAALDVVLSESYNTIYGARPVKRWLLKNVMTDLSEMLVSGRICEGSSVSIDAANDKGLKFEVM